The Cycloclasticus sp. genomic sequence TTGTAAGCGCTGACTAAATCGACAGGTTGAGCGAAATTTAGTAGTGGGTATAGACAAAGAATGGCACTTAGTAATAATTTTTTAGATGGATTCATGGCTGCTTGAAGGCTTAATTTTATGCAATGACTTTAGCATGTAGCTGACAAATAGGTGAGCTTAAAGCTTACATTTGTTCGTTTTTAGTGTGAATGTAACGGGGCCGTCATTGCATAAAGAAACCTGCATATCCGCGCCAAACTCACCACAGGATACCTTGTCATATTGTTGCTTTGCGTACTGCACGGCGAATTCAAATAAAGGCTTAGATATACTCGGTGCTGCGGCTGGGGTGAAGCTTGGGCGAGCGCCCTTTTTGGTGTCGGCGGCTAAGGTGAACTGTGGAATGAGTAATAAGCCGCCGCCTACCTGTCGAATGTTCAAGTTCATTTTGTCATCGGAGTCGGCAAATATTCGATAATTTAATATCCGATCAATTAACTGTTTTACCTCTGTTTCGCCGTCGCCTTTTTCGATCGCCAGCAAGGCCATGATGCCTTGTTTAATCTCCCCAATAATAATGTTGTCGACAGTAACGTTAGCGTGTGAGACGCGTTGAATAACGGTTAACACGGCGGTTGTTTTGCTAATTGC encodes the following:
- the dtd gene encoding D-aminoacyl-tRNA deacylase, translated to MLTVIQRVSHANVTVDNIIIGEIKQGIMALLAIEKGDGETEVKQLIDRILNYRIFADSDDKMNLNIRQVGGGLLLIPQFTLAADTKKGARPSFTPAAAPSISKPLFEFAVQYAKQQYDKVSCGEFGADMQVSLCNDGPVTFTLKTNKCKL